One region of Primulina tabacum isolate GXHZ01 chromosome 1, ASM2559414v2, whole genome shotgun sequence genomic DNA includes:
- the LOC142509716 gene encoding uncharacterized protein LOC142509716 has protein sequence MDKEWIHLPSRLLPEYEEGVQKFLAQAKDYAKTRDVILCPCIRCKNKKYMTFDKVYEHLIFKGFDPSYTIWFFHGETDTSHFEGEGSLGGVQEADDESREAFHLYRDAFVSDEEVGHTRSDARDYEFTDLLEDAETPLFPGCTTYSKLSASVTLYNYKSTNGHTDSSFNELLKILSDMLPEKTTLPQSVYSMKKLLKPFDLGYEKIHACPNDCCLFRKELKELDSCPKCDSSRWKVDKVTLKVRKEVPEKVLRYFPVIPRFKRMFKSEEMAEDLIWHSNHKSQDHMMRHPVDLVAWDTINHKWPAFASDPRNLRLGLATDGFNPFGDLSSRYSCWPVILVNYNLPPLKCMSKENLMLTLLIPGPKQPGNDIDVYLEPLVEDLKELWDIGVEAFDAFSKSMFNMKAILMWTINDFPAYGNLAGYVTKGKFGCPICGEDVCSMWLKYSRKFSYLGHRRFLAPDHPFREKKKWFNGKKERKGKPRALTGLEILNAVKVIENDWGKKKKSQNINNVKRKRKTHDSSKNVQKSDQMWKKKSIFFSLPYWSGLLLRHNLDVMHVEKNVCENIIGTLLNVKKKSKDGVNARKDLMHLNIRKELHPQEKGENMYHLPAAPYTLSKKEMNVFCSRLKKIKLPDGYSSNIGNCVSLEEHKLIGLKSHDCHVLMQQLLSIALRSLLPKGPRSALFLLCAFYNELCQRVLDRNRLEQLEENIAETLCMLERYFPPAFFTISVHLTIHLAREARLCGPVQFRWMYPFERFMKTLKEYVKNRARPEGCIAECYLAEERMRFCSAYIKKAAGIGIRSNRNQDLDNGLVEGRPISQGKEKILEDHVLQAAHQYVLFNTAEVEPYLQMHIEELKQTNRRFLINETLLQKRHMETFAQWLSKHVFDNSSDIVQWLAHGPRKHVVSYMGYIINGYRFHTIDVERSTQDSGVSIEADTVCQSSANDYSHTVGRVLYYGVIRDIVLLDYYSFKVPVFASQAKQVFYPRDNDESNWYVLLKAPPQGMHNMNLLEEEAYTSFTPLDVSTLEINIIEKEPYARNECEGIDVTDP, from the exons ATGGATAAAGAATGGATTCATTTGCCTTCAAGACTTCTACCCGAGTATGAAGAAGGGGTTCAAAAATTTCTTGCACAAGCCAAGGACTACGCCAAAACACGTGACGTAATATTATGTCCTTGCATACGTTGTAAAAATAAGAAGTATATGACATTTGACAAAGTGTATGAGCACTTAATATTCAAGGGGTTCGATCCTTCTTACACGATTTGGTTCTTCCATGGTGAAACTGATACCTCACACTTTGAAGGTGAAGGTAGTTTAGGAGGAGTTCAAGAAGCGGATGATGAAAGTAGAGAGGCATTTCACTTATATAGGGATGCATTTGTCTCAGATGAAGAGGTTGGACACACTAGGTCTGACGCAAGAGATTATGAGTTTACTGATTTATTAGAAGATGCAGAAACTCCTCTCTTCCCTGGATGTACGACTTATTCAAAGTTGTCAGCATCTGTCACATTATACAATTACAAGTCTACCAATGGTCACACTGACAGTAGTTTCAATGAGCTCCTTAAGATCTTAAGTGACATGCTTCCAGAAAAAACCACACTTCCACAAAGTGTTTACTCGATGAAAAAGTTGTTGAAACCATTTGATTTAGGATATGAGAAGATTCATGCTTGCCCAAACGATTGTTGTCTATTTAGAAAGGAGCTCAAAGAATTAGACTCATGTCCAAAGTGTGATTCCTCAAGATGGAAGGTGGACAAAGTTACCTTAAAAGTTCGTAAAGAAGTTCCTGAAAAGGTGCTAAGGTATTTTCCTGTGATACCAAGATTTAAAAGGATGTTTAAATCAGAAGAAATGGCCGAAGATTTGATTTGGCACTCTAACCACAAAAGTCAAGATCATATGATGCGTCATCCAGTTGATTTAGTAGCTTGGGATACAATAAATCACAAGTGGCCTGCTTTTGCATCAGATCCTAGAAATCTTCGTCTTGGTCTTGCAACAGATGGATTCAACCCTTTTGGTGACCTTAGTTCTAGATATAGTTGTTGGCCGGTTATCTTGGTCAATTACAATCTTCCTCCATTGAAGTGCATGTCGAAAGAAAATCTTATGTTAACTTTACTAATACCAGGTCCAAAGCAACCAGGAAATGATATAGATGTGTACTTGGAACCTCTTGTGGAAGATTTGAAGGAGTTGTGGGACATAGGTGTGGAGGCATTTGATGCATTTAGCAAGTCAATGTTCAATATGAAGGCTATCTTGATGTGGACAATCAATGATTTTCCAGCTTATGGAAACCTAGCTGGATATGTCACAAAAGGAAAATTCGGTTGCCCAATATGTGGTGAAGACGTTTGTTCTATGTGGCTTAAGTACAGTAGAAAATTTTCATACTTAGGCCATCGTAGATTTCTTGCTCCTGATCATCCATTTCGTGAGAAAAAGAAGTGGTTTAAtggaaaaaaagagagaaaaggaAAACCGAGGGCTTTGACTGGTTTAGAAATTCTCAATGCGGTAAAAGTCATTGAAAATGACtgggggaaaaaaaaaaagagtcagaatatcaataatgtaaagAGAAAGAGAAAGACGCATGATAGTTCAAAAAATGTACAAAAATCAGATCAAATGTGGAAGAAGAAGTCAATTTTTTTCAGTTTGCCATACTGGAGT GGACTGCTGCTACGTCATAACTTAGATGTGATGCATGTTGAAAAGAATGTCTGCGAAAATATCATAGGCAcattgttaaacgtgaagaaaaaATCCAAAGATGGTGTGAATGCTCGCAAAGATTTGATGCACTTAAACATTAGAAAAGAATTACATCCTCAAGAGAAAGGGGAAAATATGTATCACTTGCCTGCTGCACCTTACACATTGTCTAAAAAAGAGATGAATGTATTTTGCTCTAGattgaagaaaataaagttaccCGATGGCTATAGTTCAAATATTGGTAACTGTGTTTCTTTAGAAGAGCATAAACTTATTGGGCTGAAATCTCATGATTGCCATGTTCTAATGCAACAACTGCTATCAATAGCATTGAGAAGTCTTTTACCTAAAGGTCCACGTAGTGCTCTATTTCTATTGTGTGCATTTTACAATGAATTATGTCAAAGAGTGTTAGACAGGAACCGTTTAGAACAACTCGAGGAGAATATTGCTGAAACTCTATGCATGTTGGAAAGGTACTTTCCACCCGCTTTCTTCACTATCTCGGTTCATTTGACAATTCATTTAGCAAGAGAGGCTCGCTTGTGTGGGCCTGTCCAATTCCGTTGGATGTATCCATTTGAAAG aTTTATGAAAACACTTAAAGAGTATGTGAAGAACCGAGCAAGGCCAGAGGGTTGCATAGCTGAGTGTTACCTTGCAGAAGAACGAATGCGGTTTTGTAGTGCCTATATAAAAAAAGCGGCTGGTATTGGTATCCGTTCTAATCGGAATCAGGATTTGGACAATGGATTAGTGGAAGGTCGCCCAATTTCtcaaggaaaagaaaaaattttagaagACCATGTGTTGCAAGCTGCACATCAATATGTGTTGTTCAATACTGCTGAAGTTGAGCCTTACTTACA GATGCACATTGAGGAGCTGAAACAAACAAATCGTCGTTTCTTAATTAATGAAACATTGTTACAGAAGAGACATATGGAAACATTTGCTCAATGGTTATCAAAACATGTTTTTGATAACTCATCAGACATAGTTCAATGGCTAGCACATGGTCCAAGAAAACATGTCGTCTCTTATATGGGTTATATTATAAATGGATATCGATTCCACACAATTGATGTTGAAAGGTCGACACAAGATAGTGGTGTTTCGATTGAAGCAGATACTGTTTGTCAGTCTAGTGCGAATGATTATTCACATACCGTTGGAAGAGTATTATACTATGGAGTTATACGAGATATTGTTTTACTAGACTACTATTCTTTCAAAGTTCCTGTTTTTG CATCACAAGCAAAACAAGTATTCTATCCTAGAGACAATGACGAATCAAACTGGTATGTGTTGCTGAAAGCGCCGCCTCAGGGTATGCATAACATGAATTTGCTTGAAGAGGAAGCCTATACATCATTCACACCTCTTGATGTGTCCACACTTGAGATTAACATCATTGAGAAAGAACCGTATGCGAGAAATGAGTGTGAGGGAATTGACGTGACTGATCCGTGA
- the LOC142509732 gene encoding uncharacterized protein LOC142509732 produces the protein MSRLGQKRSKVSIGEVQENIANKLSRVDSNTPPNSSEYLRDKDLVDDAKTNKKKGRGPSKFILGSGQQQPKDLERNEFGQAVGDNSVKYATFLGCMVKEFVTYTLDRWKDLDEEMKNKMWCCLQLNYKVEEWEKHSIFQKLGKLWRDRKSKLQISIREVDDGRVAGRDLCLLKPEFLDENQWDLFVKKTRSSPFQEKSEKFKAMRGKQIHNHTMSRRGYARLAHIMEKTSSADTPIQLYSVPCTPRIPFRGAYCTPRKPTFPHDIMFYYF, from the exons ATGAGCAGATTGGGCCAAAAACGCAGCAAGGTATCTATAGGTGAAGTTCAg GAAAATATAGCAAATAAGCTATCGAGAGTGGACTCCAACACTCCACCTAATTCATCAGAATATTTGCGTGATAAAGACCTAGTTGATGACGCCAAAACTAATAAGAAAAAAGGACGAGGTCCATCAAAGTTTATTTTGGGTAGTGGCCAACAACAGCCCAAAGATCTGGAACGTAATGAGTTTGGACAGGCAGTTGGAGATAATTCGGTCAAGTACGCCACTTTTCTAGGTTGCATGGTAAAAGAATTTGTGACATACACATTAGATCGATGGAAAGACTTAGACGAGGAAATGAAGAATAAGATGTGGTGTTGTCTTCAG TTAAACTATAAAGTTGAGGAGTGGGAGAAACATTCAATCTTTCAAAAGTTAGGTAAATTGTGGCGTGATAGAAAGTCCAAACTCCAAATAAGTATACGAGAAGTTGATGATGGTCGAGTGGCTGGACGAGATCTTTGTCTTTTGAAGCCCgaatttttggatgaaaaccAATGGGacttgtttgtaaagaagacACGATCATCACCATTTCAA GAAAAGAGTGAAAAATTTAAGGCGATGAGAGGAAAGCAAATACACAACCACACAATGAGCAGGAGAGGTTATGCCCGTTTGGCTCACATCATG GAGAAAACAAGTTCTGCTGATACACCAATTCAACTTTACAGCGTGCCATGCACGCCGCGGATACCTTTCCGCGGCGCATATTGCACGCCGCGGAAACCCACTTTTCCT catgatattatgttttactACTtctaa